A stretch of DNA from Candidatus Eremiobacteraceae bacterium:
CGCCATGCCTTCACCTGAACCAGTGAATCCGAGCCCTTCCGTGTGCTTGGCCTTGACGCTGCAGTCGGCTTCGGCTATCTCGAGCGCGTTTGCGAGCATCGCGCGCATGGCGTTGATGTGGCCGGCCAGCGCCGGACGCTCGGCGACGATCGTGCAATCCACGTTGCTCACGCGAAGGCCTGCGTGGCGCAGCAGCGCAAACGCCTGTTCCAGCAGTTTGATGCTGTGCGCGTTGGCGTATTTCGGATCGCCGGCCGGAAAGCGGGATCCGCAGTCGCCGAGTCCAGCGGCGCCCAGCACCGCGTCGATGACCGCATGGGTCAACACGTCGGCATCCGAAAAGCCCTCGAGGCCCTTGTCGAAGGCGATGCGCACGCCGCCCAGGATCAGCGGACGATCGGCGACCAGCCGATGCGCGTCGAACCCAAACCCGACCCTCACCGGCGGGCGGTCTCCATGCGCTGCGCGATCCACAGCGCGATCTCGAAATCCTCAGGCGTCGTGATCTTGATGTTGGCGTACGAGCCCATCACCAGCACGACCGGCGCGCCGAGCCGCTCCACCAGTGCTGCATCGTCGGTCTCCCACACGCCGTCGGCGAGCGCCCGCGCGTGCGCGGCCACGAGCACGTCGTAGGGAAAGACCTGCGGGGTCTGCGCGGCCCATAGCGTCGCACGCGGGATCGTGCGCGCCACCGCGCTGTCGTGCGCCTGCTTGATCGTGTCCTTGACCGGCACGGCCGCGATAGCGCTGATCCCCTGATGCGCGGCCGCAATCGTCCGCTCCACGATGTCGGGCGTGACGAAGGGGCGCGCGCCGTCGTGCACCAGCACGAGCTGCGGCGCCGGCGCGACTGCGGACAGGGCCGCGTGCACGGACGCCTGGCGCGTCG
This window harbors:
- the ispF gene encoding 2-C-methyl-D-erythritol 2,4-cyclodiphosphate synthase, with amino-acid sequence MRVGFGFDAHRLVADRPLILGGVRIAFDKGLEGFSDADVLTHAVIDAVLGAAGLGDCGSRFPAGDPKYANAHSIKLLEQAFALLRHAGLRVSNVDCTIVAERPALAGHINAMRAMLANALEIAEADCSVKAKHTEGLGFTGSGEGMAAYAVATVEAIP
- the ispD gene encoding 2-C-methyl-D-erythritol 4-phosphate cytidylyltransferase, producing the protein MSVAAILAAAGRGDRLGRPKQLLDLAGKPMAAWSLEVFEDTPAIDAVYIACEADERERFEALAKDYAPSKKCVIVAGGATRQASVHAALSAVAPAPQLVLVHDGARPFVTPDIVERTIAAAHQGISAIAAVPVKDTIKQAHDSAVARTIPRATLWAAQTPQVFPYDVLVAAHARALADGVWETDDAALVERLGAPVVLVMGSYANIKITTPEDFEIALWIAQRMETARR